GGCAGCCAACATCCTTCAGAGGTGGGAAGGAATGCTGAGGGACCAGAGAAGAGAGACCCCTCTTTCATTCtgaaaggaaggggagaggaaatgATGGGTGAGATGTAGATAAGTTGACAAACTTGGTAgagttctcatcttttttttttttttttttgataatgaagGAGGCAAAATCATAGCCATCTGCTCATGAAAAGGAAAGTGGCCAAGGAGTATGGCAAACACTGTCGGCTGACTCAGTGTGGTTCCCAATCCCCATCTGCCCTGCTGCTTTCCCTCTAGGAGTTGAAAACACTTGCTTTACTAGACACACCTCCAACAAGGAAACATAAGCAGAATTTTGCTGGGGTTTCTTGGAAAGCTTTCCCTTTTCCTAGTAGAGGACATGGCCATGGCTGGAGTCCCTCTTCCTCTCTGACTTGACCCCAGATGCCATTCCCAGAGCTGGGACAGCTCTCTTGCATATCTGAGAAAATAAGTATGAAGGAAAGGCCCAAAGAAGTGCACAAGACAGCAGCCAGACAAGTCATTGTTCAGCTGCTGATTGACAGACAGCAGCAACTCGCCTCCAGATTTCTGGTTGCAAAGTCTAATTTGTCTAAGCCACCAAAGGTGGATTTTGTATTCAGAAGCATTCCTGATACAGGAAGTTTCAAGGACAGTGACAAACATCTGACCTGGTCTCTGAAGAgaatgggagagaaaaagagggaacatAGGACTATAGATAATAATAAAGGCTCAGATGAAgtgaaattcatttaaaaaacaccaATTCATTTTCGAGTATTTACTGTGGAAATTAATCAGTTTGATGGGGTGCTAATATGCTAATTTTATCAAGGTTACACCAAGTCATATTAATTCTCCAGTTAGATAAACTAGCACCTTCTACTTATTAGGAGACCTATGTAAGTGCAAGATAACTTAGAGTACTCAGTGACACCCTTTAAAGATTTGTTATTCTAAGATGATATGATTCACATCACTGTCTGGTGGAGAAGTTCAGATTATTCACACTGAAGACAATGTAATCTTGCAAACTTTATGGCAGAAGCAAGTGAAGAAAGATGCTTGCCTCAGAATATTTGATTTAGATTCTGTCATTTTATTCACATAGTATCCAAAAAACTCTTTCCATGATTAAGCAGTAATTCACAATACATGTATCTTTTGAGGCATTTGCTGCTTTAATAGATGGCTTGTTCCTCTCTTTAATTACAAAAAGAATGAGACCCAAATAAAAAGACTcctacatttttaataaatgaaaatgtacAAAACTCAATACTTATTCATATTTACTAGAGCTACAGAGTATAATCACTAtcagaaaattctaaaattaaaatttgtattctCCTCTCCCCTTACTAATCTAATATTTATCAATATTCTAACTAAGCAGAGCACGTAATCCCACATTTGTCTCAGGAGTTACTCCAAGCACTAGATATGACTGGATTTTCTGATAATGAGATGTTCACACTTCATGAGGAACAAAGAAGTTCACCATGAGGCCTATCTTCCCTTCTCCTTCTAAGGACTTTCATTTCTCATGGTTGCCTCCATATTGGGTAACGGTGGCACCATGGGAGACACGACAATCCATGTATTCTTGTAATACATACAGAGTTTTATCAAGAATCCCTGGAAAGGGGGACATTATGTTATAttgtcagaatattttaaaaaaataccagtcatttactttttaaacaagAGAATCTGATTGAATTAAATGTGGGTTAAACTCAATGGACTCTTTAAATCGAACTTTAGTGATTCTCTCATTTGTACAATAGTATCAAAATCCAAGGTCTTAACATCATGATAAATTGCCTAGAAACTCATTTACTAAGAATGCATAAGACCCTGAAAAGGTTGTCCTGTGATGCCTGAAACATGTTCACAGCTGATTTATGCCAGAACAGAGGCCATGAAGAACTCTGAAGGATAGTCATCAGCTGTTAAGGGTTTCCATTTGCAGGTAAGTACGCTTCTCCATTATGTGCTGCACTTACCAGGTAACATCAGTCTTGTTTGGACAGTCTTTTCTTCATCTTCCTTATTTCTTTATGTTAAGGTGATCATCAACTTTATATAAGCACCCACAGATAACTGTTCATTATTAGAACACTCATCATATTTAGGCCACTTCCTGAAGACATGTAGAACAAATCTTAATGCTTTCACTGAGATATTTCCAATATAAATTGTAAAGGAGATAATTCTTTTTTCCTACACAGGAAATTACTTAGTATCATCAGCAGTATATATAGatgatattatacatcaactatacctcaattttaaaaattgaaacaaaacagtatgtaggttctcAGGTTTTCGTTAAGAGATGAGTAAAGTCCCTTTACTCATCTGCTTCCTAACAATGACCCTGGACATTTCAGCTTAGGTCTTGAGGTACATATTCTTTTGGGTCTCCTCAATCCTATTCTCATATTTTGAATCtggtaacagaaaataaaacaggaaattttattttattattattatttttggccatgccacgtgacttggaggatattagttccctgatcagggattgaacccaggcctgaagcagtgaaagcgtggagtcctaaccactggactgccagagaattcccaggaaatttttttaaaaaactgatttaaTCTTTGGCCTAATAACTCCAATGTGCAAGTAATGAAATGGAGAATACCCACTTATATACTAACTCACACATTCCTTCTCAACAGGGAAAATGTACTTGTCTAAAAAGGAACATACTAGTTCATTATTTGTGTTAATAATGGAAACAGTAGAACATGTCTGAGAGTATCTTTTCAAGAGTTGCACTAGGGATGGAAATCCAATTTAAGCTTTAGAATCTCAATCATCTGAACTGACACTGTACTGAAAAGCAGAAAAGCAAACAATGCTGACAGAAAATATTCTACATTCTCTCCTGTGGCTTTTACAACCTTTGAAAGGAAATTGGTGCCCACTGAAACTACCGATTTATACTAAAGGAGTATTGGTGCCTTGTGTCTGCTCCCCTGTTGAAAAAGTTCTCAGTAAATGCTTTGACTCCCTCACAGCACTGATGGGACTTTTTCTCCAGCATGTTTTTTCCTATGTCTGAAAAGATTCGAGCTCTGactaaaggctttcccacattcatgaCATTTGAAGGGTTTCTCCCCAGTGTGGATTCTTCGATGTTGAATCAGGATTGCACTTCGGCTGAAAGCCTTTGCACACACGTCACATGtataaggtttctctccactGTGGATCCTCTGATGTAGATTAAGGGCTGAGCTCTGACTAAAGACTTTCCCACATTCATCACACTTGTGTTGTTTTTTTCGAGGACGGTTTCCCTGCCTTCTTTCAAactttctatcttgttcacaGGTTCCTCTAAATGTGAAACTCTGGGAAGCATTCATCTGAAGAGTGTTAGAAACTTTGTAATGCAGTTCTTTGCCTGAAGAAGTCTTTCGCTTTGAAGCTGATTTCACATTTATAGTTCCGGTGTCTCTATCTGAAATaatacatggaaaagcaaatgtaacCAGTTCTCTgttcagaaggaaggaaaacGAAATAGAATGAtccaaatgaaatatatatagacTATTTTTTAGCTGGCATGTTTGAAATATAGCATCACAATGTGGAGGATGGAGAGGGTAAGGCAGAAAACACTGAGAAGATCAAAAGGTGAAAGAGAAGGTTTATATACTGATGAGGCGGGCAACTATAAAGACGAAAAGCTCTGTGCGAAAGGTAGAATGGTGAGTAGAGGTAAAAAGATACATTAGAAACTGAGGAAAgtctggaagaaaagaaagggccTAAAAGATGAGGAATTATTGGAGAAGCAGAGGAGCAACTGAAGGAGAGGAATTAAATGTGGTAGTGGGTAGCAATAAGCAAGATGTAGTACAAGAGTATCAATAaacaaaagttataaaaataaatgaatcagtcTTTAGACTGTGACCTTGGGGTCCCTCAAAAGGGCCTCACGGACTGCCTGACGGCAGAAGAGGTGGGCTGAGACTGCTTGTTCCTGCTTTAGTCAGAGTAGCTGTGTTTTCATCTGTTTAATATATTGCAACTCCGCATAAAATTTCATTGAGAAGAGGGTCATGCTGCTTAAAAAAAGGTTTGAAAATCCAGATGGAGATGATGTCAAGGATTCAAACATCTGAACAATATTATAAGAATCTTTGAGAAGGAAATAAGGACAAAATACTGAGAATGTGCATTGGCAGGATATATAATGCTGGAAGTTCCCACAGGAacaggaggcaggaggggagaTTGGAGACCTCTTACAGAAAGCAGCCTAGATGTGTGTGATGGGTGGGCTGAGAGGCCaccttcccacccccccaccatgaACTGAACCCTGCCCCTCACCATTTTGTCTTAAGGTGTGAAGCTCCTTCGATGCCCACTGCAGTTGTTTTTTTGTGGGCTTAAGCTGGCTACGTGGTGTCTCCTGAGTGATTTCACAAGTTGGTAGCTTCTTTGCAAGCATGTCCTCATTTCGTCCAAGAAAGACCTAGAAACAGTTTGGTACTAACTGAGGCTGAAGAAGGGAATCAGGTTGGGACTTGAAGATAAAATAACAGAGAAGAAACTATCCTGGGACacaggaaaagggaggaaaaaggcAGAGGCGCGTTCTGTTTTCTGGCACAGCCGGGAGTCCACTCACCACACTCTACATTTAGTTGTGCTGAGTGGGAGTACAATTTGGGAGCTCTCACCCCAGTGATGTGCCAGAGCTCCTGACTCAGCCTTGTCCCTCATCCCCACAGCCCCGTCTCACCTGTTCAGCCGCCCTGTCATGCTCTTTCTCCAGCTCCTCCAGCATCACCACGGCTTCCTCTCCACTCTCTGGTCGGTTCTCTTGAAACCAAGCCTGCAGCTCCTCAGGCAACATGGCCAGGAACTGCTCCAGCACCAGCAGCTCCAGGATCTGCTCCTTGCTGTGCACCTCTGGCCTCAGCCACTGACAGCAAAGCTCGCGGAGCCGGCTCAGAGCCTCCCGGGGCCCAGGTGACTCCTGGTAGTCAAACTGCCTGAACCGCTGGCGGTAGGTCTCTGAGCTGTAGTAGCTGCTCCAGTGGCGGCTGGAGACCATATTACAGGCCTGCCCTCCCTCTTCCACCTTCATTACCAGAATGCAGTCAGGGTCTTCTGAAGTTTGTGTAAGGAGTTTTGATGTCTCTCTCAATTTTGCAGACATTTGGACTGGGAATAGCTCAGAACTGCTAGGCTTTAATCTTCAAGAAGGTGAAACTCTCCTTATGGACACTCCTAAATATGATTAAAGAGACAAGTGGaaacaagacaaagacaaatgcttCTTAGAACGATACAACTAAGATTAGAAACATAAGACTGTACAGAAAGTGCTGCCCTTAATCTTAACATAAACCATGCTTTCAAAGAACACTTCCTTCTTTAAGAGAATCAAAGAGCTCAGAGGCATTAATTTATATACATGAGTAATTCGCAATTTATTCTGAAAATCATGCACATGAGGCTGACTAAATATCACAATAAGAGATCAGCCAGGGTTGCAGAGGAGCTCCTGGAGAACAGAAATAAGGGAAGGCTGAGGAAAGTTATGACTCTGGGTCAGCCTCGAAGAGCCAGTTAATTTTTTCTAGACTGCCACAAGGAGCTCTAAGGAATAGTCTCACGAGAGAAGTACTtttgcatagattttttttttcaatgcttactaatttttaaaacaatattactTTGGCATTAAAGGGaccattcaaaagaaaaaagcatattcCTCCATCTTaatgtatttccattttttcatgTACATGTCCACTGCTCATCTGTGACATCCatattatttacttaattatctctttattgtagaatatttaggctgtttctaatttttactattataaacaatgctgggaagcacattttcagaaaatatactATTTTCCTCCTTTCATATTATTTCCTTCAAAGATGTCCCAAGGACTTGACTTACTGGGGTCAAAGGAAAAGGGACAAATATCTTGCTATGTATTATCAAACAGATTATAGAAAACGCTGTATCAAATCACAGTGTCACCAGCAACATAGTGATGTATGGGGGCAACAATTCTCCAAGTATCACTAGCTTGTTagcaggatgggggtgggaagaCACTTTCCTTAGTAGCATTTTAGTATATGTATCATTAGTAACTGATAACTAATTTAAACTGTTATATGTGCCCCTATTTTtcctctttaccatttttttccccacttcacCGAGAACTCTTCTAGGCACTGAAGATATGGCGGTGACCCGAACAAAGCCTGCGGCTGCATAAAGCTTATATTCTAGCCCGGGAAAGACAAGGTTACCAAATAAATGACACAACTTTATACAGTGCTCCACAGCTGAAACGCAGAGAatttactatgtgctaagcactcGTCTAGGGATCTTAATAAATATAAACTCATTTAAATCCCCACAAAATCCCTGTAAGGTTCTTTTCATCCCCATGTTGAGGAACCCGCCAGGGCAAGCTCAGGTAACGAGACCAAAGGCAAAGGTGCAGAGCTGGGGTCTGAGTTCAGGCCATCCACATTTTCTACGGTGCTGCGCGGTCCAGAGCCGGTGGCCGGGGTCCCAGCGCAAAGAAGGAGCAGCAGACCCATATGATCCTGAGGCGGAACCGAATCTGGGATCGAGACCGGAGCGACAGGTGGGGTTTGAGGCCACGTGTCTGGAGCCGTCTAGGGGAGTTACACAGAGGGCCCCTAAGCTAAAGCATCCTCTGGAAGTCGCAGGAGTGGCCACCGGGACGCACTTTGCGTCTCCCGCACCAGGAGCGGAGTCTGTGCCGGGTCCACAATTGCTCTCAGTTCCACCCAAGAGACCAAACCCCCAACACCGCGCGAGGGTCCGTAACGAACCCGGTCCCTGGAGGGGAGGGTTTCGCCCAGAGTCCCAGATCCGGGAGTCTTTCCCGAGGGGACCGACTCTCCCTTGGAAATACCTCCTCTGCTGAGCCTGCTCCCGATGGTCCCGGGACACCTTCCTCCACCACACGGCGCCGCTCCCGGACGGAAACCCGACTCCGCGAGACCACACGAGGAGAATGGGCGCGGGGGGAGGGTGCGCGGGAGGTCAGGTAAGCGCGCGGAGGGTGATGGGAGGAGGTCGGCTTGGGGGGCGGGGGTCAGGCGCCACGGGGTACCCGGACAAGGAAAGGGGGTGCACGCACGCGCTGTGAGAGGCCAGGAGGTGCGGGGACGAGGTGGAGGCCGCGGAGAAACGCCGGGGGCGTGAGGAAGAGGTagccggggtgggggcggggaggggtatGAAGAGGGGGTGCGCGGGCGCGTGTTGGGAGTGGTGGTGGGGCTACCGTGAGGTGGCCCCAGGCCCGCGGCcatcccttccccatccccccgGGTGACGGTCGCTTCTCCCGGAGGCCTAGCAGAGCGAAGAGACCTCAACTCTCACCTCCGGCCTAGGAAGGACGACCCCGCGTTTTGGGGGAGAAGCCGGGGAAGCGCCCAACGGGCCGCTGCTTCCGGTCCTcgcggcggggagggggcggggctcaGGATGCCTGGGCGGTTGCCATGGAGACGAGCCGAGGCCCGCGCCTCAGGCTTCCAGAGAGGTAGCTCTTGGACTGCGGGGAAGAGCGAAATACCGACGGATGGGAATCCAGCTGCTCGGGATCCCCGTTCAAAGAAACCAGCAGTATTTTTTCTCAGAGTACTTTTACTTACATTATTTCGTTTACTCTTTCGATAACCCAGTAcgtttatccccattttacagggaataaacccaaagtttctgtgacttggccaaggtcacggAGGAGACTCCCGGGCTTTCTACCGCTACGCACAACTTTCTGTAATACCGTCTGCGCTCCTGAGGCTGGCTACGCTCCGAGTATCGTCCTAAGAAATGGGTTTGACCCTCCCATCCTCACCCCATGTTTTCACAGGAGAACCTAATGGCCCTTGAAAAGGTGTGAACCCGCGCACGCACATATTTTGGcaccaatatatacatatatatgtcctCTGATAATCttgagtaaatttaaaaataaatttgaggcTAAATGAGCTACAAGGCCACAGCCCCACATATtgtctccctcctccacccacttTCCCTAGGGACTCTTGGAGATATACTTGTAGAGGGAAGTAGGGAATCAGGGAGAGGACAGCAATGCTTGAAAATTAATAAACgacaataagaagaaaaaaacccttttggtatgagcaaacaaacaacaaagaaagGTATATTAGTAATGGAGTCTGAAGTGATGAGAGAAAAGGCTGGTTTACTCAGTCTATGCCAGACCTAGGGGATTAGTGGAGAAACTTGCATCTTAATTAACCTACAATGATATTAAAtttgaagaatttatttttttaagaaagtcttGCTTCTACAGCGGTATTTCATGGGATAAAATTTTTTGCTGAGTTAATTGCTAACACAAATAGCAAGACAACCCAAAAGTGTACAAGGGAATGTATTTATGGTGATGATGGGTAGGTTAAATGACTCAAGGCAACGAGGAATCTGAAACAGATCCTCAAGGGCAATCTTGGCAGTGGTGTGAAGTCATAGAAGGTGGTTTAAGGAGAAAATGGACAGCAGTCAAAAGCTGCAAGGAGAATAAGGAACTGTGAAAAGCCATGTGATTTGGCAGGAAGTCAGAGGTGAGTTCATCAGTTAGGATTCTACCAAATAGCTGGACCCAAGAAcctaaagtttcttttaaaaaagggaggcttccctggtggtgcagtggttaaggatccgcctgccaatgcaggggacatgggttcaagccctggaccaggaagatcccacgtgctgcggagcaactaagcccacgagccacaactactgagcctgtgtgccacaactactgaagcccgcactcctagagctctgcaacaagagaaaccaccacagtgagaagcccacgcaccgcaatgaagagtagcgcctgctcgccgcaactagagaaagtgcgcgtgcagcaacgaagacccaacgcagccaaaaaaaaagaaaagaaaaaaaaagggagcaaATGTAAACGATTGCTTGTAATAAATAGTTCACAGTAAGCTTGATAAAGggcaggtttttgtttgtttttatttttttaatgtttgggtgGAAAGAAATTAACAGGAACAAACTAGTAGAGCAAGCATCTAGCTGTATACCAGATGCATGGTAAACACTGGGAATTCAGATGTGAggacagattctttttttaaaaaaaatatatttatttatttggctgcgtcgggtcttagttgcaagcatgcgggatcttcgttgcggcatgcaggcttctctctagttgtggctcgcaggctccagagcatgcgggctcagtagttgtggtgctccaggttagttgccccgcggcatgtaggatcttagttccctgaccagggatcgaacccgcgtcccctgcattggaaggtggattcttaac
The sequence above is a segment of the Eschrichtius robustus isolate mEscRob2 chromosome 14, mEscRob2.pri, whole genome shotgun sequence genome. Coding sequences within it:
- the ZNF396 gene encoding zinc finger protein 396 is translated as MSAKLRETSKLLTQTSEDPDCILVMKVEEGGQACNMVSSRHWSSYYSSETYRQRFRQFDYQESPGPREALSRLRELCCQWLRPEVHSKEQILELLVLEQFLAMLPEELQAWFQENRPESGEEAVVMLEELEKEHDRAAEQVFLGRNEDMLAKKLPTCEITQETPRSQLKPTKKQLQWASKELHTLRQNDRDTGTINVKSASKRKTSSGKELHYKVSNTLQMNASQSFTFRGTCEQDRKFERRQGNRPRKKQHKCDECGKVFSQSSALNLHQRIHSGEKPYTCDVCAKAFSRSAILIQHRRIHTGEKPFKCHECGKAFSQSSNLFRHRKKHAGEKVPSVL